The following nucleotide sequence is from Prosthecobacter sp..
CTGGAGCAATCGATGAGCGTAAAATAACCTTGATCTGACTGTCCCTTCCGAGACTCCGAGTATCTTGCTGATTTCGGCATGCTGGAGACCCTGGACATCGTAAAGGGTCACCACCGTGCGGTGATCTTCCGACAGCTTCATCATGGCTGTGTTCAACCTTTTTTGCAGCTCATGGATGTTCACTTCGCGGAGCGTGCCTGTGTTGGCCGTGGTCACACGGATGAACTCCGGGTCGTTCTCAATGCCCGTATCTACATCGTCAAGACTGACCTTGTGATGGCGGCCCCGCTTCTTAAGAAAGTTCAAAGTCATGTTCACCGCGATGGAATAGATCCATGTGTAGAACGAGGACTTGCCCATGAAGCGCTTGATGGAGCGGTAGGCCTTGGCAAACACATCCTGCAGCAGGTCGGCGGTGTCCTCCCGGTTCGAGGTCATGTTGTAAACGAGGCCGTAGAGCTTCGGCGTGTATTTGCGCACCAGGTCGTCAAACGCGTGTGTGTCGCCCGCCTGCGCCCTGTCCACGAGGATGCGATCCTCCGCGGCGCTGCTGTTCTGTGCAGGCCCGGGCAGCGAAGCGATGGGGGCCGCCGGAGCGCTGAGGGATGAATCTTGCATTAAGGGAAGAAAAACACTCGTTGCCCAAACAGACAAGCATTTCTTCCCAAGTTGCTGATTTCAGCCATGCTTTGCCTGCCAGAGGTGATCCACACAAATCTGCGACCAAGTTTCGAGCTGATCGTGCATGGCGTGCAGCTCCTCCAGTGTGTGGAAACGCAAGTCTTGGATGGCGTCCTCGTTCGATTTCACGTCGTCACTGCTCAGATCGAAGAAATGCACCACGCCCAGATGCACGCTGCCGACTTCCGTCGCATCGTCGTTGATCAAACCGATGACTTTCTGAGTGTGTGTGCCGCCGATGACCAGTTCCTCGGCCATCTCACGCTCGACGCCGTTGTAATACATCGTCTCGCCAAGTTCGTCCTGACTGGCATCCACCGGATTGATATGACCACCGATGCCGATGGAGCGTTTTGCCACCAGGCGTTTTTCACCGGAACTGCCACCGCGCGTGTAACTGATATAGCGGCCTGCGTGATGAAAGATCGTGTAGGGGATGAGTTGCTTGTGCGTGGGATCTTTTTCAGCGGCAGGACGCTCCATGAAGTGATTGGCACCGGGAGCCAGCATCGCATGCAAGTAACGCGGTGCATCGGATTGAAAGCCTTGAAAACTGCCCAGCTCATCGAAGAGCTGGCGGGTGATGACGAGAACGTGTTCCATGATTGAAGAGCGCGCAGAATGAATGGCCTTGCTGTGCGCGCAACCAATCAATCCAGCAACCACGCCTGCGCCGCCTCGCCTGCTTGGAGGCTTTGACCGGCTTCGAGCCGCAACAACGCCTCTGACCGGCTC
It contains:
- a CDS encoding sigma-70 family RNA polymerase sigma factor; this translates as MQDSSLSAPAAPIASLPGPAQNSSAAEDRILVDRAQAGDTHAFDDLVRKYTPKLYGLVYNMTSNREDTADLLQDVFAKAYRSIKRFMGKSSFYTWIYSIAVNMTLNFLKKRGRHHKVSLDDVDTGIENDPEFIRVTTANTGTLREVNIHELQKRLNTAMMKLSEDHRTVVTLYDVQGLQHAEISKILGVSEGTVRSRLFYAHRLLQTYLEDFVK